A single Candidatus Tectomicrobia bacterium DNA region contains:
- a CDS encoding (2Fe-2S)-binding protein — MPTVRIENHGVEYEAEKGWNLLECDLVREIDHPHDCGGNCACSTCKVVVVSGGDSLSAQGEDERDTLDAYGWDPDAYRLACQCVIEKDGPIVIRMPDPE; from the coding sequence ATGCCCACCGTCCGGATCGAGAACCACGGCGTGGAATACGAGGCCGAGAAGGGCTGGAACCTCCTGGAGTGCGACCTCGTCCGGGAGATTGACCATCCCCACGACTGCGGGGGCAACTGTGCCTGCTCGACGTGCAAGGTCGTGGTGGTCTCGGGGGGCGACAGCCTCTCCGCCCAGGGCGAGGACGAGCGCGACACCCTCGACGCCTACGGCTGGGACCCGGACGCCTACCGCCTCGCCTGCCAGTGCGTCATCGAGAAGGACGGCCCCATCGTCATCCGGATGCCCGATCCGGAGTAA
- a CDS encoding PilZ domain-containing protein, with protein MAEEKFEELGKESGQKRTAARTEERFPVEFERISESDARGLERAYLAKRTAEREDLAGGGDNLGDQFSSMGASQAQIQMFQQTVRLIRQLEDKVDQLYAAVTGREMSQAKRLKAMCIDLSSGGMRFITAVPLNKGDHLKIVIPLPPLHPVTVSAIGKVVKNGEVRLASGKKACEAAIQFTAINEQDQEEIVAYSFKRQREVAYKVVAPAEGEEGEN; from the coding sequence ATGGCGGAGGAGAAGTTCGAGGAACTGGGCAAGGAAAGCGGGCAGAAGCGCACCGCGGCGCGGACCGAGGAACGCTTTCCCGTGGAATTCGAGCGCATCTCCGAAAGCGACGCCCGCGGCCTAGAGCGGGCCTACCTCGCCAAGCGCACCGCGGAGCGCGAGGACCTCGCCGGCGGGGGGGACAACCTGGGCGACCAGTTCAGCTCCATGGGCGCCTCCCAGGCCCAGATCCAGATGTTCCAGCAGACGGTGCGGCTCATCCGCCAGCTCGAGGACAAGGTGGACCAGCTCTACGCCGCCGTCACCGGCAGGGAGATGAGCCAGGCCAAGCGCCTGAAGGCCATGTGCATCGACCTCTCCTCCGGCGGCATGCGGTTCATCACGGCCGTCCCCCTGAACAAGGGTGACCACCTGAAGATCGTCATCCCGCTGCCGCCCCTCCACCCCGTCACCGTGAGCGCCATCGGAAAGGTGGTCAAGAACGGCGAGGTGCGGCTCGCGTCGGGGAAGAAGGCGTGCGAGGCGGCCATCCAGTTCACCGCCATCAACGAGCAGGACCAAGAAGAGATCGTCGCCTACAGCTTCAAGCGCCAGCGCGAGGTGGCTTACAAGGTCGTCGCGCCCGCGGAGGGGGAAGAGGGAGAGAACTGA